DNA sequence from the Butyricimonas faecalis genome:
CGTATCCCCGGAGTTAATAGCAGCCCAGCATACTCCCCCGTTTCGAAGTTTTTGACAAGCCACCGGTCCTTGGTAGGAACGTACAATTAAATTCCCGTCAATCAGCACGTACACCCCCGTCCAGAAAAAAGATTGCATCTTGTGATGCAACACGGCCTCCATTGTCGCCAATCGGGCCCATATATCTTCCGTAGTTTGAATATACTGCTTGATCTGGTCATACAACCGATCATATTTTGCCAGTTTTCTTGAAGTTTCCATAAGCTATTTTTGATTTAAGATTTATGATTTACGATTCATAACTTCATCCATCGTAAATCATAAATCAAAAGCTTTACAGGTTTTGTAATATATCCACCAAATGGCTCCACCACATTTGTACTGTCTTGATATTGATCTTTTCATCCGGGGAGTGAACGCCTCTCAGTGTCGGTCCGAAAGAAACCATGTCCATGTTCGGGTATTTCTCCAGGAACAAGCCACACTCCAATCCGGCATGGATAGAGCGCACGATCGGTTCTTTACCGAACAGACGTTTGTAGGAATCCACGGCAACTTTTACCACGGGAGAATCCGGATTCGGGGCCCAACCCGGGTATCCTTCACCATGCTCAACCTTGGCTCCTGCCAGCGTGAACACAGATTCTACCATATTGGCAATATTAAATTTCTCTGAATTCACGTCACTTCGTTGTGAAGTAGTGATCAAGATATTATTCGGCTCGTTGAACCTGACCGCGGCAAGGTTTGTCGATGTTTCAACCAACCCCGGCATACGGTAACTCATGGAGAACACCCCGTGAGGACAAGCATACAACGCGTTTACAAGCACATCCGTACACTCCTTCGTCAACACGTTTTCCGGCACATCCGTTGACTCTAATGCTAACTGCAATCCGGGTTCCGTGATTTTCCACACGTTCTCCATTTCCGCACTATATACATTAAAGTCTACTCTCACGTTTTCCTTGTACTGATCAGGGAACGTGATCACCGCGAAAGATTCACGAGCAATGGCATTCCGCAAATTACCACCTTCAAGCGCGGAAACGCGAATCCCGTACTTTGCATTCAAATCCCACAAAAAGCGGTTCAGAATCTTGATGGCATTTCCCCTGCCTTTATTAATATCATCTCCGGAATGTCCACCTTGAAGTCCTTTCACCTGAATCTTCACGGCAAAAGATCCGGCCGGGGTTTTCTCTGTTTTATACCCCATGTT
Encoded proteins:
- a CDS encoding GAF domain-containing protein yields the protein METSRKLAKYDRLYDQIKQYIQTTEDIWARLATMEAVLHHKMQSFFWTGVYVLIDGNLIVRSYQGPVACQKLRNGGVCWAAINSGDTVIVDNVEEFPGHIACNAASKSEIVIPLRDPEGRIFGCLDVDSDQLGAFDREDEAGLKKILSLLYQSDSVK
- a CDS encoding aminoacyl-histidine dipeptidase; the protein is MGVFEGLKPEAVWGYFEEICQVPRPSKKEGKIVAYLLDWAKKHHLEAKRDEAGNVLIKKPATRGKENAPTVILQAHMDMVCEKNSDTVHDFDKDPIQPYVDGEWVRAKGTTLGADDGIGMAAQMAVLTSTDIAHGPIECLFTVDEETGLTGAFALQPGFLSGNILLNLDSEDEGEMFIGCAGGIDTVINMGYKTEKTPAGSFAVKIQVKGLQGGHSGDDINKGRGNAIKILNRFLWDLNAKYGIRVSALEGGNLRNAIARESFAVITFPDQYKENVRVDFNVYSAEMENVWKITEPGLQLALESTDVPENVLTKECTDVLVNALYACPHGVFSMSYRMPGLVETSTNLAAVRFNEPNNILITTSQRSDVNSEKFNIANMVESVFTLAGAKVEHGEGYPGWAPNPDSPVVKVAVDSYKRLFGKEPIVRSIHAGLECGLFLEKYPNMDMVSFGPTLRGVHSPDEKINIKTVQMWWSHLVDILQNL